In the genome of Candidatus Binataceae bacterium, one region contains:
- the gyrB gene encoding DNA topoisomerase (ATP-hydrolyzing) subunit B, producing the protein MAQKQGSDGYGAESIKVLEGLEAVRKRPGMYIGDTAERGLHHLVNEIVDNSVDEALAGFCTEISAVILGDDRISIDDNGRGIPVDMHPTEKRSALEVVHTVLHAGGKFEHSAYKVSGGLHGVGASVVNALSEDFEVEVRRDGKIYFQRYERGIPKSKVEERGSTKSTGTKTTFSPDGKIFNEVKFKYELIARYLREIAYLNGGLKLKLRDERTGKEEEFHYEGGIAQFVESLAEGSESLHDTIFFKGSKDGIETEVALLWTDSLHEVTFSYANNIHTIEGGTHLSGLKSALTRTLNFYAQKNGLFKTKETRLEGDDTREGLVAIVSLKIPEPQFEGQTKTKLGNSEVEGIVASLVNDKLGEYLEENPSVAKKITSRALEAAAAREAARKAKELVRRKGALDSGQLPGKLADCSERDPARSELFLVEGQSAGGTAKEGRDRKTMAILPLRGKILNVERARIDKMLSSTELRVLITALGMGIGKDKDLSKLRYHRIVIMTDADVDGSHIRTLLLTFFFRQFIEIIENGYLYVAQPPLFRAKKGKSERYLKDENALEDYLTDLGSEAVTLETGKGKDAREFKGVALKTLVRKALYYDRMYEALERRSKERPIVAAVARLSADKTLTDANFESEKGAKQMADALRRAIRDDNLTATVRQEAGERWSVVVGHSHNGSKPPTVVDLVLFHSGELREIRRLEAEIDAISSPLKIQTGDAESTVPTLKAVADAVLEAGKRGVDISRYKGLGEMNASQLWDTTMNPETRSMLKIQISSVEEAEETFTKLMGDQVEPRRQFIEENALNVRNLDI; encoded by the coding sequence ATGGCACAAAAGCAGGGTTCCGACGGTTACGGCGCCGAGTCGATCAAGGTTCTGGAAGGGCTTGAAGCGGTTCGCAAGCGACCCGGAATGTACATTGGGGATACCGCCGAGCGCGGGCTGCATCACCTGGTCAACGAAATAGTCGACAACTCGGTGGATGAGGCGTTGGCTGGTTTCTGTACCGAAATCAGCGCGGTGATTCTCGGTGACGACCGCATCTCTATCGATGACAACGGCCGCGGCATCCCGGTCGATATGCACCCGACCGAGAAGCGCTCGGCGCTCGAGGTTGTGCATACCGTGCTGCACGCGGGCGGCAAATTCGAGCACAGCGCGTACAAGGTTTCCGGTGGACTGCACGGGGTCGGCGCATCGGTCGTGAATGCGTTGAGTGAGGATTTTGAGGTCGAAGTCCGCCGCGATGGCAAGATTTACTTTCAGCGCTACGAACGCGGAATCCCGAAATCCAAAGTCGAAGAACGCGGCAGCACCAAGAGCACCGGTACCAAGACCACGTTTTCGCCCGACGGGAAGATCTTCAACGAAGTCAAGTTCAAGTATGAACTAATCGCGCGTTACCTGCGCGAAATCGCCTATTTGAACGGCGGACTCAAGCTTAAGCTGCGCGACGAGCGGACCGGCAAAGAGGAAGAATTTCACTACGAGGGCGGCATCGCGCAGTTCGTCGAGTCGCTGGCCGAGGGTAGCGAGTCGCTGCATGACACGATTTTTTTCAAGGGTTCCAAGGATGGGATCGAGACCGAGGTTGCGCTCTTGTGGACCGATTCGCTCCACGAGGTGACCTTCAGCTACGCCAACAACATCCACACCATCGAGGGCGGAACCCACCTGTCCGGACTCAAGTCGGCATTGACCCGCACCCTTAATTTCTACGCGCAGAAAAACGGACTGTTCAAAACCAAGGAAACCCGGCTGGAGGGCGACGACACACGCGAAGGTCTGGTCGCCATAGTTAGCCTCAAGATTCCCGAGCCGCAGTTCGAAGGGCAGACCAAAACCAAGCTGGGCAATTCGGAGGTTGAGGGTATCGTTGCCTCGCTGGTCAACGACAAGCTGGGCGAGTATCTCGAGGAAAATCCTTCGGTCGCCAAGAAGATTACCAGTCGCGCCCTGGAAGCGGCCGCGGCGCGCGAAGCCGCGCGCAAAGCCAAGGAACTGGTGCGGCGCAAGGGCGCGCTCGATTCCGGCCAGCTGCCCGGCAAACTGGCCGATTGCTCCGAACGAGACCCGGCGCGCAGCGAGTTATTCCTGGTCGAGGGTCAATCCGCTGGCGGGACCGCCAAGGAGGGCCGCGATCGCAAGACCATGGCGATTCTGCCACTGCGCGGCAAAATCCTGAACGTGGAGCGGGCGCGAATTGACAAGATGCTCTCCTCGACCGAGTTGCGCGTGCTGATTACCGCGCTCGGAATGGGTATCGGTAAGGACAAGGACCTCTCCAAGCTCCGCTACCATCGCATCGTCATCATGACCGACGCGGACGTCGATGGGTCGCACATCCGCACCCTGCTGCTCACCTTCTTCTTTCGCCAGTTCATCGAAATCATCGAGAACGGGTACCTTTACGTGGCGCAGCCTCCTCTGTTTCGTGCGAAAAAGGGCAAGAGTGAACGCTATCTCAAGGACGAGAACGCGCTCGAGGACTACCTGACCGATCTCGGCTCCGAGGCGGTGACACTCGAGACCGGCAAGGGCAAGGATGCGCGCGAGTTCAAAGGAGTCGCCCTGAAGACGCTGGTGCGCAAAGCGCTCTACTACGACCGCATGTACGAAGCCCTCGAACGCCGCTCCAAGGAGCGGCCCATCGTGGCGGCGGTGGCCAGGCTTTCCGCTGACAAAACCCTCACCGATGCCAACTTCGAATCCGAGAAGGGTGCCAAGCAGATGGCCGATGCGCTGCGCAGGGCGATCAGGGACGACAATCTGACCGCCACGGTTCGCCAGGAAGCCGGAGAACGATGGTCGGTGGTGGTTGGGCACAGCCATAATGGCTCCAAGCCACCCACGGTGGTCGATCTGGTGCTGTTCCATTCGGGCGAGCTGCGCGAAATCCGGCGCCTTGAGGCGGAAATCGACGCGATCAGCTCGCCACTCAAGATCCAAACCGGCGACGCCGAAAGCACCGTACCGACACTCAAAGCGGTCGCCGACGCGGTTCTCGAAGCGGGCAAGCGGGGTGTGGACATTTCGCGTTACAAGGGCCTCGGCGAGATGAACGCCTCGCAGCTCTGGGACACCACCATGAATCCCGAGACGCGTTCGATGCTCAAGATTCAGATCTCGTCGGTTGAGGAGGCGGAGGAAACTTTCACCAAGTTGATGGGCGATCAGGTCGAACCGCGTCGCCAGTTTATCGAGGAAAACGCGCTCAACGTGCGCAACCTCGATATCTGA
- a CDS encoding iron-containing redox enzyme family protein, translating to MAGASESFVKDLFAMVKERRSFGRHPLWRRIGEGKVGRDGMKTFAAQFFLQVREFPRAVSALHSRCYDAAERLKLAESLYEEETGKISGSAPHPELFIRLGTGLGMKREELTEATPLPSTASLIDWFELSTKDRSFAEGVGAINVAAEGQVVTNFGPFARALEKHYGLNRDQVAFFDVHELADRDHSDVGENILSHLTLGDLEREKIRDAVNRSLDLWWQFFDGIERVCG from the coding sequence ATGGCAGGAGCCAGCGAGAGTTTCGTCAAAGACTTGTTTGCGATGGTCAAGGAACGCCGCTCGTTTGGACGGCATCCGCTGTGGCGCAGGATCGGCGAAGGTAAGGTCGGGCGCGATGGGATGAAGACTTTTGCAGCGCAGTTCTTCCTGCAGGTGCGCGAATTTCCGCGAGCGGTAAGCGCGCTGCATTCGCGCTGCTACGACGCGGCCGAACGTCTCAAGCTCGCCGAGAGCCTTTACGAAGAGGAGACCGGCAAGATTTCCGGCAGCGCGCCGCATCCGGAGTTGTTCATCCGCTTGGGGACCGGACTGGGGATGAAACGGGAGGAGTTAACCGAAGCGACTCCGCTGCCCTCGACTGCTTCGCTGATCGACTGGTTCGAACTTTCGACCAAGGACCGCTCCTTCGCCGAGGGTGTCGGCGCAATCAACGTCGCCGCGGAGGGGCAGGTGGTTACCAATTTCGGTCCTTTTGCCCGGGCGTTGGAAAAACATTACGGCCTCAACCGCGATCAAGTCGCGTTCTTCGACGTGCACGAACTGGCCGATCGCGATCACAGCGACGTAGGAGAGAATATCTTAAGCCATCTGACGCTCGGTGATTTGGAGCGTGAAAAGATACGCGACGCAGTAAATCGTTCGCTCGATTTATGGTGGCAGTTCTTCGACGGTATCGAGCGCGTGTGCGGATAA